The Streptomyces sp. NBC_00775 genome includes the window GCCCGGCGGTCCCGCTGGAGCCGGGCCGCATGGCGGAGACCGAGATCCTCGCCCGGCTCGTCCTCGCCGCGACCGGCATGCACGGCGCCGACCCCTCCGCCGTGGACGCCATGGTCATCGACAGCACCCTGGGCAAGTCCGTCACCGAGGCATACGCACCGGTGCACGGCCGCGATCCGAAAGAACTCGCCGGCCTGCTCACTGGCGAGACCGGCGCCGAGCGGCGGCTCGACATGATGCTGCGCCTCGGCCCGTACGGCGACGGCTTCGGCGCCCGGCCCGACGGGCTGAGCCTGGCGAAGCTGCTCGCCCATCCGCACGGCATCGACCTCGGACCGCTGCGGCCCCGCCTGCCGCAGCCGCTGAAGACACCCAGCGGGAAGATCGAGCTGCTGCCGGCACCGATTGTCGACGATCTGCCGCGCCTGCGGGACGCGCTGCGCGAGCGCCCGGCGGCACTCGTGCTCGTCGGCCGCCGCCATCTGCGCTCCAACAACAGCTGGATGCACAACGTGCCCGCGCTCACCGGCGGCACCAACCGCTGCACCCTGCACATCCACCCCGACGACGCCGCACGCCTCGGCCTCACCGACGGGGCCGCCGTACGCGTCAAGGGAGCCGGGGGAGAGGTGACCGCCCCCGTGGAGGTCACGGACGCCGTACGGAGCGGGGTGGTGAGCCTCCCGCACGGCTGGGGACACAACCGCCCCGGCACCCGGATGAGCCACGCCGCCCTGGACCCGGGCGTCAACGTCAACCAGCTCCTCGACGGCTCGCTGCTCGACCCGCTGTCGGGCACGGCGGTCCTCAATGGCGTGCCCGTGGAGCTGGCGGCATGCCCCTAGAGGGCCATCGCTCACCGATACAAGGCTGTGACCTGGAGTTTTGCGCTTATTGCTCTCGTGTCAACATCTTGTTAACGCTTGCGAGCCCGACCTAACGTCATCGCACCGCCGGCCCTGGTGGGAGTTCAAGGGCGAACGTTAGGTATCCAAACTCATGCTGACCATCCTCGGCTTCACCATGATCGCGACCTTCCTGGTCCTGATCATGCTGAAGAAGATGTCGCCGATCGCGGCGCTCGTGCTGATTCCGGCACTCTTCTGTGTCTTCGTCGGAAAGGGCGCCAAGCTCGGTGACTACGTCATCGACGGCGTCACCAGTCTCGCGCCCACAGCGGCGATGCTGATGTTCGCGATCGTCTACTTCGGTGTGATGATCGACGTCGGTCTCTTCGACCCGATCGTCCGGGGGATCCTCAAGTTCTGCAAGGCCGATCCGCTGCGGATCGTGGTCGGCACGGCGGTCCTCGCCGCGATCGTCTCCCTCGACGGCGACGGCTCGACCACCTTCATGATCACGGTCTCGGCGATGTACCCGCTGTACAAGCGCCTGAAGATGAGCCTGGTCGTCATGACCGGTGTCGCCGCGATGGCCAACGGCGTGATGAACACCCTGCCGTGGGGCGGCCCGACCGCCCGCGCCGCGACCGCGCTGAAGCTCGACGCCAGCGACATCTTCGTGCCGATGATCCCGGCCCTCGCCGTCGGTCTGCTCGGTGTGTTCGCCCTCGCCTACGTTCTCGGCCGCCGCGAGCGCAAGCGGCTCGGCGTGCTGACGCTGGACGAGGTGCTGGAGCCGCAGGAGGCGGAGACGGTCCTGGTCGGCGCGGGCGGCTCGGGGACCGGTTCGGACAAGAAGGCCGCGCGTACGGGCGGTTCGGGCTCCGGCACGGACGCGGACGCCCCCGCGGCGGACTCCGCCGACGACGACGGCTTCCAGGGTCTCGACCCGAACCGCGCCACCCTGCGTCCCAAGCTCTACTGGTTCAACGCGCTCCTCACGGTCACCCTGCTCACCGCCATGATCATGGAGTGGCTGCCGATCCCGGTCCTCTTCCTGCTCGGCGCCGCGCTCGCGCTCACCGTCAACTTCCCGCACATGCCCGACCAGAAGGCCCGCCTCGGCGCCCACGCCGAGAACGTCCTCAACGTCTCCGGCATGGTCTTCGCCGCCGCCGTCTTCACCGGCGTCCTGACGGGCACCGGCATGGTCGACCACATGGCCAAGTGGCTGGTCTCCAACATCCCCGACGGCATGGGCCCGCACATGGCCTTCGTCACCGGCGTCCTGAGCATCCCGCTCACGTACTTCATGTCGAACGACGGCTTCTACTTCGGCATCCTCCCGGTCCTCGCCGAGGCAGGCCAGGCGCACGGCGTCTCGTCCCTGGAGATCGCCCGCGCCTCGCTCATCGGCCAGCCGCTGCACATGTCGAGCCCGCTCGTCCCGGCCGTCTACGTCCTGGTCGGCATGGCCAAGGTGGAGTTCGGCGACCACACCAGGTTCGTGGTGAAGTGGGCGGCGCTGACTTCGCTGGTGGTGCTCGGGGCCGGGATCCTGTTCGGCATCATCTGAGAGCCGCTGTCGGATGACGGCTTCCGATATCGGTCGCCCGTCATCCGCCATCCGTAGTCCGTCATCGCAGGGAGGGTGTCACTGTGGGGCCCGGTAGGAACCGCGGCTGGCTGCTGCGCCTCGTCATCGCCTTCAGCTTCACGCAGGGGGCGGTGTCGATGGCCCGGCCCGCCGTCTCCTACCGGGCCCTCGCGCTGGGCGCGGACGAGCGCGCGGTCGGTGTGATCGCGGCGGCGTACGCCCTGCTGCCACTGTTCGCCGCCGTGCCGCTGGGCCGCCGCACCGACCACGGCCGCTGCGCGCCCCTGCTGCCCGCCGGTGTCGTGCTCATCGCCGGCGGCTGTGCGATGAGCGGCAGGGCGGACTCGTTGGCGGCGATGGCCGCCTGGAGCGGAGTGATGGGGCTCGGCCACCTCTGCTTCGTGATCGGCGGGCAGTCGCTCGTCGCCCGCCAGTCCGCCCCGCACGAACAGGACCGCAATTTCGGCCACTTCACCATCGGCGTCTCGCTCGGTCAGCTGATCGGCCCGATCGCCGCGGGCCTCCTGATCGGCGGTTCCGACATGGCGGGCAGCAGCGCGCTCGCGCTGCTGGTGGCGAGCGCGGTCGCCGCGGTCTCGTTCACCTCGCTGTGGCGCATCGAGGACCGTACGGCCGTGAAGTCCCGTACCGCACAAGGCGAACGCGTTCCCGTCGGGCGGATTCTGCGCGCCCGGGGCGTGCCCGCGGGCATCTTCATCAGTCTCGCCGTGCTGTCCGCGACGGACATTCTCACCGCGTATCTGCCCGTGGTCGGCGAACACCGGGACATCGCGCCGTCGGTGGTCGGTCTGCTGCTCAGTGTGCGCGCGGCGGCGAGCATCGCCTGCCGGCTGGTGCTGACGCCCCTGCTGCGCCGGCTCGGCCGGACCGCGCTGCTCACCGTGACGTGCCTGGTGGGGGCGGTGCTGTGTGCGGGTATCGCCCTGCCCGTACCGGTGTGGGCGCTGGCCCTGATGCTCGTCGTCCTCGGCTTCTGTCTCGGGGTCGGTCAGCCGCTGTCCATGACGACGGTCGTCCAGGCGGCTCCCGACGGCGCCCGCTCCACGGCCCTCGCCCTGCGTCTGACCGGCAACCGGCTCGGCCAGGTCGCCGCCCCCGCCACCGCGGGTCTGGTCGCCGGAGTCGCCGGTGTGGCGGCGCCGTTCGTGATGCTCGGCGCGCTGCTGCTGGTGTCGTCGGCGACGGCGCTGCGCTCTCCGGGGAGGCCTGCCCGGGTGCCGGACGAGGGTGCGCGGCCTCGGGTGCGGTTGCGCCGGAAGAGCGATATCTGAGGGGCGCGGGGCGCTGTTGCCGCCTTTGCCGGGGCGGATGTGAAAGAGAGTCAGAGGAAAGCGTGATTTGTATGATGATCACCTGACTCGGAGGAATTCTCATGTCCACCTCGTCCCTTCCGTGCCGGCCCGGCACCCGCCGACGCGCTTCCGCCCTCGTAGCCCTCGCCGTCGCGGGCACCGCCATGCTCGGTGCCCCGGCCGCCTTCGCCGCTCCCGGTGACAACGGCGACGTCAAGGTCCATGACTCGCACACGGCGGTCAACGATCAGAGAGACGATCCGAAGGTCTGCCAGTTCTACCTCGACGGGTTCGACTTCGACGGGGCGCAGAAGATCACCTGGTCCATCGAGACCCAGCCACATGTGGACGGCGGCGCCACGCTCGCGGGCGGCCTCACCATCCCGGCGTCCGGCG containing:
- a CDS encoding CitMHS family transporter, which translates into the protein MLTILGFTMIATFLVLIMLKKMSPIAALVLIPALFCVFVGKGAKLGDYVIDGVTSLAPTAAMLMFAIVYFGVMIDVGLFDPIVRGILKFCKADPLRIVVGTAVLAAIVSLDGDGSTTFMITVSAMYPLYKRLKMSLVVMTGVAAMANGVMNTLPWGGPTARAATALKLDASDIFVPMIPALAVGLLGVFALAYVLGRRERKRLGVLTLDEVLEPQEAETVLVGAGGSGTGSDKKAARTGGSGSGTDADAPAADSADDDGFQGLDPNRATLRPKLYWFNALLTVTLLTAMIMEWLPIPVLFLLGAALALTVNFPHMPDQKARLGAHAENVLNVSGMVFAAAVFTGVLTGTGMVDHMAKWLVSNIPDGMGPHMAFVTGVLSIPLTYFMSNDGFYFGILPVLAEAGQAHGVSSLEIARASLIGQPLHMSSPLVPAVYVLVGMAKVEFGDHTRFVVKWAALTSLVVLGAGILFGII
- a CDS encoding MFS transporter translates to MGPGRNRGWLLRLVIAFSFTQGAVSMARPAVSYRALALGADERAVGVIAAAYALLPLFAAVPLGRRTDHGRCAPLLPAGVVLIAGGCAMSGRADSLAAMAAWSGVMGLGHLCFVIGGQSLVARQSAPHEQDRNFGHFTIGVSLGQLIGPIAAGLLIGGSDMAGSSALALLVASAVAAVSFTSLWRIEDRTAVKSRTAQGERVPVGRILRARGVPAGIFISLAVLSATDILTAYLPVVGEHRDIAPSVVGLLLSVRAAASIACRLVLTPLLRRLGRTALLTVTCLVGAVLCAGIALPVPVWALALMLVVLGFCLGVGQPLSMTTVVQAAPDGARSTALALRLTGNRLGQVAAPATAGLVAGVAGVAAPFVMLGALLLVSSATALRSPGRPARVPDEGARPRVRLRRKSDI